A stretch of DNA from Shewanella sediminis HAW-EB3:
ATTTGAGGATAGCTTCGCATCAACGGGAAGATACCACCAGTTTTGTTTTGCAAAATCGCGACATTTAACCGCATCTTTCTCAGTCATTATGATGGGGAGATCACCGCAGAGTTCTGTGAGTTCCTCTTCGCAATAGGCTTGATGATCTTCAAATGCCTTAACACCATTTAAATTAAAACCCGCGTTAATCAGTGAGGTAAAAAAACGTTGTGGATTACCGATACCGGCAATGGCAACCACAGCATCATTGAGAGCCGGAGGCTGTTCATTAGAGTGGGTGACAGGCTTTAACGCACTCGGTACCAGACTCATAGCGTGCTCCCCCTCAATACTCTGACCGCCATTGACCACGACTGCATCCACTTTTTTAACGCGCCACAGCCCCTCTCTAAGGGGTCCTGCGGGCAATAGTGAGCCGTTTCCGAAGCGTCGATCTCCATCTAAAATCAATAACTCGATATCTCGCCCTAAAGCGTAATGTTGAAGCCCATCATCACTGATGATGACGTCGACATTGAAATGGGTAAGTAAGTGCTCTCCCGCATCGATTCGATTGCGACCTATCACCATAGGTACTCCGGTTCGGCCAACGATCATGGCGGGTTCATCACCCACATCCCGAGCCGCCATCGAAGGTAATACGCTTCTTACCCCTTCAAAGTTAACCCCATATCCGCGACTAATAACCCCAGGTTGGTACCCATGTCGCCTTAATAGCTCAACCAAATAGATAACCGTGGGGGTCTTACCACTTCCCCCCACCGTAATATTGCCGACAACGATGACAGGCACAGGTAATCTGGATTGTTTTTTTATTCCTATCTTAAATAAGCTACGACGCAGAGCGGTTATCGCTGCAAACAGGAGAGAGAGTGGCAAAAGCAGCAGCTGAATTATTTTTAACAGCAAAAAAAGGCCTTTAGACTGAGTGTCTAAAAAGCCTTTCGGATACCATAAACGAT
This window harbors:
- the lpxK gene encoding tetraacyldisaccharide 4'-kinase, which gives rise to MQAFVNRLWYPKGFLDTQSKGLFLLLKIIQLLLLPLSLLFAAITALRRSLFKIGIKKQSRLPVPVIVVGNITVGGSGKTPTVIYLVELLRRHGYQPGVISRGYGVNFEGVRSVLPSMAARDVGDEPAMIVGRTGVPMVIGRNRIDAGEHLLTHFNVDVIISDDGLQHYALGRDIELLILDGDRRFGNGSLLPAGPLREGLWRVKKVDAVVVNGGQSIEGEHAMSLVPSALKPVTHSNEQPPALNDAVVAIAGIGNPQRFFTSLINAGFNLNGVKAFEDHQAYCEEELTELCGDLPIIMTEKDAVKCRDFAKQNWWYLPVDAKLSSNFDRLILDKLKR